In Rubidibacter lacunae KORDI 51-2, the DNA window TAGTTAGCCTCAAAGCGAGCCATAAACCGTTTTCCAAGCTCGAACGGTATCTTTCCCCAGTTCGCTATCGATCACTTCGCCGCTGTCTGTTATTAAGCGAATAGCGATCTCTTCCTCAGGAGTGGTTTGCAAGGTGGTTGCTAATTCGGGCGTGACGGGAAACTGGCTGTTTTGACCGGTGACTTCAAAAATTTCCCCATCGATTTTCATCAAGAGCGTGATGATGTTACGGGCATTTGTAAAGTCCGAGCAAAATCCCCTGACCGAGTGACTCAGGCAATTGCGATCGCGCACGATCGACAAAACCCGAATCGATTCGGGTCCCCAAAGGCTCTGGATTTCAATGCGAGCACTGGTATTGAGAAACCGCCCGAAAAAAATATGCCGGTCGAACACGCCAACAAAACTTCCCTCGAAGGGATCGTCAATTTGTGCCGGTTCGGACCAGGGCAGATTGCGATTGGCACCCAGTGCAATGGACTTAACCGTTGGCAGCCCGAGAGCGGTATCAACTCCAATCGTGCCCATTGCTAAAACACTCAATAGACCAATACCAATGGAGGCGCAGCCTTTCATCCTTCCTATTCCCCGCTAATTGGTAATTCCGTATCCGTCGGGGGAAGGCTGGGTTCCTCTGGAGAGGGAACCACTTTGGCCGCCCCTATCGAATTTCCAATCAAACATCATGTTGATGGTTGATTTCCCTTCGAGGCCAGCATCCAAGGCTGCCTGTGGCCAGCTCGGTTCGGCACACTGACGACAACTGACAGTTCGGAAGCCGCCACTTTCAGTAGTACCCGGAGCTGCGCGCGACTCGCCGGCATCGTTATTCAAACCCGCATCGGTTGCCGGTTGCTGCCCAATCGCTTCCGAGCGGGCAACAACAGCAGTTTTGCCAAGCTCAGGTGTGCCCGTCGTTCCCCGTGGGGTAGTAGAACGCGGCTCTGCAGTCGGCCGAGCGCTCGGTCTGGGGTCGGGTCGAATCTCTAGCTCGGGAATCGACAGCTTGGGAGTAGGTGGGGCAATATCGACTGCTGCCACCTCCGATAATGTGGCTTGGCGAGGAATGGGGTTGGGTGTCGGTGGCGTCGGAATTGGGACTGCGATCTCCCCTGGAGTTTCAGTAATCTTGGCTTCTGGCATCACCAGCAGCGGCAAGAGCCCCAGATGAAGTCCCACAGCCCCATACGCTTCAGCCCCCGCCGCGGTTCGTGCCAATATATTTATTCGAGCACGACAGTCTTTTGAAAGAGCCATACTAACGTTTCCCTTGTTGCGATCCCGCTTGCCCTCCTGGAGTGATTTTAATTCCTAACTAAGTTCTTGACATCGACAGCGGTCTGAGATGCCAGAGGGTACACACCCATAAGTAGCGTTTGCTCAAGCCATACTTGGAGAGCCCTACAAGTCTGGAGACTCAATGCATCCAGAAGTGAGTGACAGTAACCGAGGTTCGAAAACTCCCATAACTCACTTGACATATTATTTCAACAAGCTTACCGTCAAGCCATACAGAAGCGTGGGAAGTGCGTGTGACTCCCTAACCTGGCTGGGAAACTCACCGAGTCTGAATAGGCGCTTGATAAAACGGGAGTGATAATGTCTATTGCTGAGTTATTCAGAGCCGGAGGTATCGTTATGGTGCCCCTCCTGGCATTCTCAATTGCTGCGATCGCTCTTTCTGTAGAGCGTTCGGTTTTTTGGCTCCGCGTCAGCCGCCGCCAGCGTCAGGTGATACGTGGAATCCTGCAAACATACCGAACCGATCCTAGTGCGGCTCTCGGGCGCTTGAAAAAGCATCTCGACCTGCCCATGGCAAGGATTTTCCTGGAAGCACTGGAGCTCGATGGAGCATCCCCAAGCCAGTTCCGACTGGCCCTAGAAGGAGCAACCCAGGCCGAGCTACCTCTTCTCAAACGATTCGGTACTGTTTTCCAGACGATCGTTGCAGTCTCCCCGCTACTCGGCTTGCTCGGAACGATCTTGGGCCTGATTCATTCCTTTGGGGCAATTCGTATCGGTGAGATTGGGGCAAATGCCGAGGCGGTCACGGGAGGGATTGGTGAAGCACTTGTATCTACTGCTGCGGGCATGGTGGTTGCAATTTTTGCATTAATGGCCGCCAATTTCTTTCGTGGAATATACAAGCGACAAATAGCGCTCTTACAGGAGTACGGCAGTCAACTGGAGATCCTTTACGAGTGGCACTACCGCGACACCCTCCCTGAGGGCAAAGCCGAGGAGGAGTCTTATGCGCGTATGGGATGATGAGTCAGAAGAGACTCTAGAAGTTAATATTTTGCCAATGATCGACGTCATT includes these proteins:
- a CDS encoding MotA/TolQ/ExbB proton channel family protein, which gives rise to MSIAELFRAGGIVMVPLLAFSIAAIALSVERSVFWLRVSRRQRQVIRGILQTYRTDPSAALGRLKKHLDLPMARIFLEALELDGASPSQFRLALEGATQAELPLLKRFGTVFQTIVAVSPLLGLLGTILGLIHSFGAIRIGEIGANAEAVTGGIGEALVSTAAGMVVAIFALMAANFFRGIYKRQIALLQEYGSQLEILYEWHYRDTLPEGKAEEESYARMG